The genomic region CGTCGCCCGTGGCAGCCCGCAACGGCCAGATGACCCCTTCCAAAACACGTTCTCAGGCGCAGCGTAAAAGGGTGTGTGCGGAGCCTGAGACGTGGCGCAGCCCCGCCCAGGACCCAGAGGGAAGCCGAGGAGACGTGTCACAGCCCCGCTCAGGACTAGTGCCGCGACGAGGAGATCAGCACCCGCTTCAGGGCCTCGAACTCCTCCAGGCACTTCCCGCTGCCCACCGCCACCGAGTGCAGCGGGTTGTCAGCGGTGTGGATCGGCATCCCGGTCTCGTGCTTCAGGCGCTCGTCGAGGCCGTGAAGCAGGGCACCACCCCCGGTGATGACGATGCCCTTGTCCATGATGTCGGCGGCGAGCTCGGGCGGGCAGCGGTCAAGGGTGGACTTGACCGCGTCCACGATCGAGTTGACGGGCTCCTCGATGGCCTTGCGCACCTCTTCGGCGCTCACGATGATCGTCTTCGGCAGGCCGCTGACCAGGTCACGCCCGCGGATCTCGGCGTGGTTCTCGTCCGGCAGCGGGAACGCGCTGCCGATCGCCATCTTGATCTCCTCTGCGGTGCGCTCGCCGAGCATCAGCGAGTACTCCTTCTTCACGTAGTTCACGACCGACTCGTCGAGCTCGTCGCCACCGATGCGGATGGACGCGCTGGTCACGATCCCGCCGAGGGAGATCACCGCGACCTCGGTGGTGCCGCCGCCGATGTCCACGACCATGTTCCCGGCGGGTTCGTGCACCGGCAGGCCGGCCCCGATCGCGGCGGCCATCGGCTCCTCGATGATGTAGGCGGCACGCGCGCCGGCCTGGATGGAAGCCTCCTCCACCGCGCGTTGCTCCACGCCGGTGATCCCCGACGGCACGCAGACGACGACCCGGGGCTTGTTCAGGAAGGTCATGTACCGACGCCGGTGGACCTTCTGGATGAAGTAGCGCAGCATCTTCTCGGTGACGTCGAAGTCGGCGATGACCCCGTCCT from Egibacteraceae bacterium harbors:
- a CDS encoding rod shape-determining protein, with protein sequence MAQNAWSAVQFFGRDIAVDLGTANTLVYVRGRGIVLNEPSVVAINTKNGAILAVGSEAKRMIGRTPGHIVAIRPLKDGVIADFDVTEKMLRYFIQKVHRRRYMTFLNKPRVVVCVPSGITGVEQRAVEEASIQAGARAAYIIEEPMAAAIGAGLPVHEPAGNMVVDIGGGTTEVAVISLGGIVTSASIRIGGDELDESVVNYVKKEYSLMLGERTAEEIKMAIGSAFPLPDENHAEIRGRDLVSGLPKTIIVSAEEVRKAIEEPVNSIVDAVKSTLDRCPPELAADIMDKGIVITGGGALLHGLDERLKHETGMPIHTADNPLHSVAVGSGKCLEEFEALKRVLISSSRH